The Longimicrobiaceae bacterium genomic sequence CTCTCCTCCAGGCGCGCGGCCCGCTTCTCCGTGTCGCGGAGCACGCGGAGCCGCTCGTCGACGCGGCGGTGCTGCTCGCGGTCGTAGCCGGCGGGGACCGCCTCCAGCTCCGCGGCCAGCGAGGCCCGGCGCTCCTCCCGCTTCGTCCGGTCCTCCCGCACGGTCTTCAGCTCGTCCACTGCCGCCTTGCAGCGCGTGTGCTTGCGCGCCTTGTCGTCCACCTGCTCCGTGAGCGACTTCAGGCGGCGCTCCAGCTCCGCCACGTCGTCGGGCTTGTCCTGTAGCTGGTCGGACCGATTCTTCCACCACTTCCCGTCCTGCACCACCTCCACCCACTGGTCCTGCAGCTCCTCCAGCAGGCGCTCGTAGTCCTCGCCGACCGGACGCCCGCAGGTGGGGCAGGCGCCCTCCGGACCGAGCTCCTCGATGTTCCGGATCTGCTCCTTCAGCGCGGTGCCTTCGTCCCGCTTGGTCTGCAGCTTGGTCTGTGCGTCCTGCCGGTCGCGGAGCCATGCCGTCTTCTTCTCGTCGAGCTCCTCCTCTGCCGTGGCACGCTCGGCACGAAGCTTCTCCAGCTCCTCCGCGTACTGGCGCTCCAGCTCCGGAGCCTGCTCCAGCTTCTCCAGCCGCTCCCGCGTACGCTCGAGCTCGGCGTCCAGCTCTGCCAGCTGCGCGGCGAGCGCCTTGCGGCGCTCTTCCTTGCGGGCCAGCTCCGCCATGCGCTCGCTCTCCGCGAACACCGCGGGGAGCTCCTCCAGCTGCACGCGGAGCGGCGCCAGATCACCCTCCGCCTTGGCGACGGCCGCCAGCTCGGCCTCGGCGCGGAGCACGTCGCGGCGCGCCCCCTCCCGCTCCCGCTCCGCCGCCTCCGCCGCGTGCGTCAGCTCCCGGAAGCGGTCGCGCGTGGCCTGCGCCTGCTGCCAGCGCGGCGCCAGCTCTCGCACCACCACCCCCGCCTCCTCCAGCGCCTCCTTCGCCTCGCGGTGCGCCGCGAGGGCATCCGCCACCCGCTGCTCCGCGGCCAGCCGGTCCGCCACGATCTCGTCCAGGTCGCCCAGGGCGGTGCGCAGCCCCTTGATCTCGTGGCGCAGCTCGTTGCGGCGGTTGCGCGTCAGGTCCTGCGCGCGGCGCAGCCGCTCGTAGCCCAGCACCTGCGACAGGAAGCGCCCCCGCTCCGCCGGGCCCATTGCGGAAAGGAACTGCA encodes the following:
- a CDS encoding SMC family ATPase — its product is MRLIRLRLRNFRQHADTEVFFRPGLTGIIGPNGAGKSTILEGIAWAVYGAPAARGTNDTIRFNRAAPRTRVEVELEFGLGGHEYRVVRTLNSAEVYLDGGAAPVAATLGGATAYLQGRIGMSREEFFNTYFTGQKELQFLSAMGPAERGRFLSQVLGYERLRRAQDLTRNRRNELRHEIKGLRTALGDLDEIVADRLAAEQRVADALAAHREAKEALEEAGVVVRELAPRWQQAQATRDRFRELTHAAEAAEREREGARRDVLRAEAELAAVAKAEGDLAPLRVQLEELPAVFAESERMAELARKEERRKALAAQLAELDAELERTRERLEKLEQAPELERQYAEELEKLRAERATAEEELDEKKTAWLRDRQDAQTKLQTKRDEGTALKEQIRNIEELGPEGACPTCGRPVGEDYERLLEELQDQWVEVVQDGKWWKNRSDQLQDKPDDVAELERRLKSLTEQVDDKARKHTRCKAAVDELKTVREDRTKREERRASLAAELEAVPAGYDREQHRRVDERLRVLRDTEKRAARLEE